The Oncorhynchus keta strain PuntledgeMale-10-30-2019 chromosome 28, Oket_V2, whole genome shotgun sequence DNA segment gagagcgaaagagagagacagagagagagcgaaagagagagagaggagatagagagggggagagagcaacagagagagagaggagatagagagggggagagagcgagagagagattggggagagagaaagagagaaaacaagagagagagcgaggagggggGATTATATGACTGATGTGAGTGGGTAGGAGATGGCTGTTATTACCATGTTGTATTCAGAATGCACTAACCTGGATCTGAGCGCTGTCCTTGCACTGATTTTTCCTGCAATGGAAAAAAACAGGCACCATGATTAActactgtgacacacacacaaacacacacacacacacacacacacacacacacacacacacacacacacacacacacacacacacacacacacacacacacacacacacacacacacacacacacacacacacacacacacacacacacacacgcacacacactgaaactCTCCCTAACCTACTACCTgcatactgtacatccctaacATACTGTCCATACATACATCAATCGTATATGTTCATTGTGACACGCACACAGTGACATGTATTCCAATGTAATAAAGCTGACCAGATACTGTAGCAAGCAAACCTGCCATGATGAGAAAATGGGGCATGCCTCCAGTTGGAactcatatatacatatataaagtGATAACTTCAATTCCTATACGGTAATTGTACAGACCCACACAAACCTCCCCCACTGCTGTAGGGTAAATGGGTTAAATAAGTCATACTCTGTAGGGTTGCATTGCATCACCAGTAAATGCATTTCTATCTAGCGTTGCATGCTAAATAACAGATTTATCTTGTTGCAGTGAGATGAATATAGAGGGACTGTTTGGGTAATGCTATGATTATGCCTGCTCTGCTGTGCAAACACACAATGAATATGTCATCCAATGCTATCTCTGCAAACAGACATAGCATGCATTGAGCCAATATGCATTTTTAcgcataatgcattataacctcCATCATAATTTATAACCTCCATCACCATTTATAACCTCCATCACCAGTTATAACCTCCATCATAATGTATAACCTCCATCACCAGTTATAACCTCCATCATAATTTATAACCTCCATCACCAGTTATAACCTCAATCACCAGTTATGACCTTCAGAATCACAGAACCGAAATCTATCTTAGTCACCTTCAAAAAAACATTCAGAATAGTTGCCAAAGTTGATACATTTCTTATCGTGCATTTTCAATGAAACACATGGGGGTGGCAGTTATACGCTAAGACCTGGCCTTCACAACTCTCCAATCATCTACAGAAGAATTGTATTCACTATCTATCGGCTCACGCTAAAATAAGTCAAGTCAATTGGAGTTCCTTCGGCAATATCCACAGAGAGGGGAACGTCTTCAAAGggtaagaacagaacagagcagaactttggaaagggaaaggagatAGAAACACACACTGTCTTACCTGAGTTCTGAAGGAGCCCGGATCTGAAAGGAGTTTGAAAACAGGCATGGTGAGTGGGTTACAAGGAGAACGCataacagccacacacacactcacgatcACACGCACAAACTgttacccaacacacacacacacacactctctcacacacacagtgttccaGCGCTGCAGAAGCACTCTCTCATTAGTGAAGCAGAAAGCAACTCGCGGTACTGTCTACTCTTTTTACTCATTggtttgttgtgttgtgctgaAGGTACCTGACAGGAGTAAACCACTTCAGGGGGGCAGGGCTGACGACTGTTCTGACAGTTTGTTCTCTGTTAGTTCATTGGCTCTCCTGGGACGGGCTACACCCCATCAACAagcacccctccccctccctcctcccgctCCCTCTACAGCAGACAGCCAGGCAGCTCTGGATCGAACTTTGACCTGTTACACAAAGTGACGCTGAACAGTGCTGATAACGAAGAGCAGAGGGAGTGAGAGCCAACTGGGACCCGAGGTAAACAAGCCTCACCTGCAGAACACACTGGAGACAGAGTACTGTAAACACATACCTCCTGCAGAACAccctggagacagaggactgtaAACACATACCTCCTGCAGAACACCCTGGAGACAGAGTACTGTAAACACATACCTCCTGCAGAACACCCTGGAGACAGAGTACTGTAAACACATACCTCCTGCAGAACACCCTGGAGACAGAGTACTGTAAACACATACCTCCTGCAGAACACCCTGGAGACAGAGTACTGTAAACACATACCTCCTGCAGAACACCCTGTAGACAGAGTACTGTAAACACATACCTCCTGCAGCCTGCAGAACACCCTGGAGACAGAGTACTGTAAACACATACCTCCTGCAGAACACCCTGTAGACAGAGTACTGTAAACACATACCTCCTGCAGCCTGCAGAACACCCTGGAGACAGAGTACTGTAAACACATACCTCCTGCAGAACACCCTGTAGACAGAGTACTGTAAACACATACCTCCTGCAGCCTGCAGAACACCCTGGAGACAGAGTACTGTAAACACATACCTCCTGCAGAACACCCTGTAGACAGAGTACTGTAAACACATACCTCCTGCAGAACACCCTGTAGACAGAGTACTGTAAACACATACCTCCTGCAGCCTGCAGAACACCCTGGAGACAGAGTACTGTAAACACATACCTCCTGCAGCCTGCAGAACACCCTGGAGACAGAGTACTGTAAACACATACCTCCTGCAGCCTGCAGAACACCCTGGAGACAGAGTACTGTAAACACATACCTCCTGCAGCCTGCAGAACACCCTGGAGACAGAGTACTGTAAACACATACCTCCTGCAGAACACCCTGGAGACAGAGTACTGTAAACACATACCTCCTGCAGAACACCCTGGAGACAGAGTACTGTAAACACATACCTCCTGCAGAACTGCAGTCATAACGCTGTTCCAAGGCACAGCATTCATTGTTGTAATGCACATTCCTGATTGTCCATGGATGTTGTGATTGTGTTCTGTTTTCCTGTCAATAGCTGCTTTGTGTTGATGAGGTTACTATATCTATTGCTACTCAGCCAACATCAGCCATGCGTTAATAACCGCTTAACAAGCAAGTTGGTAGTGAAAGCATAGTTGCAACATAACATATTGCAGCCAAGTGCATTCTACTTTCTAACACTGTAAAAGGGACTAACATTTATCTCCACATGGGAGACAATTGGGATTTTCTCCAGCCCCCCCGTGGCATGACAGTAATCTATTCAGGGAAGCTAGTGACCAGGTGTGGCTGGTGACTGTGTTATTGCACTGCTGACCTGACCTgcactgctgacacacacacacacacacacacacacacacacacacacacacacacacaggcccctgACACACTCACTGCAAGTCAGGGGAAGTCTGCAGGACCTGTTTGTTGTGAGGAATGTCATAATCAGTCTACTCTAATCACTCATGTTCTGTTCccattgcatgtgtgtgtgcatgtgcatgtgcgtttgtgtgtgcgcttgtgtgtgtgtgtgtgtgtgtgtgtgtgtgtgtgtgtgtgtgtgtgtgtgtgtgtgtgtgtgtgtgtgtgtgtgtgtgtgtgtgtgtgtgtgtgtgtgtgtgtgtgtgtgtgtgtgtgtgtgtgtgtgtgtgtgtgtgtgtgtgtgtgtgtgtgtgtgtgtgtgtgtgtgtgtgtgtgtgtgcatacgcgtgcgtgtgtgtgtgtgtgtgcagtttaAAGGTATGTATAGTGAGTGAGCACAGTGAGTGCTCAATAACACATCTAATGTTATTTGATTGGAGTCATATAAGTGTTCAGGTTTCATACTCTGACCAATCCCCATACACAGTGACTATGAGCTTTTCTTTTATTGTAGGTTAATTATTGGCAGCTTTTCAATTTACTTTCAGGTATACACATTAACATGAACTATACATATTAAGAGCATACatacacaagtatgtggacaccccttcaaatgagtggattcggctatttcagccataacCGTTGCTGACATGTGTATAACAATGAGCgtgcagccatgcaatctccatagacaaacattgacagtagaatgcacaatactgaagagctcagtgacataggatgccaccttttcaacaagccAGTTTCTGACCTTctaaagctgccccggtcaattgtctagtgctgttgttgtgaagtggaaacgtctaggagcaacaacggctcagccgcgaagtggtaggccacacaagctcacagaacaggactgctgggtctgtcctcggttgcaacactcactaccgagttccaaactgcctctggaagcaacgtcagcacaagaacagttcgtcgggagcttcatgaaatgggtttctatggccgagcagccacacagaagcctaagatcaccatgcgcaaagccagctgtcggctggagtggtgtaaagctcaccaccattggactgtGGAGCAGTGGAAATACAGTTTGCATAGTGTaaactgtaacgtttggtggagTAGGaacaatggtctggggctgtttttcatggtcgggccccttagttccagtgaagggaaatcttaatgctacagcatacaaagatattctagacaattctgtgcttccaacgttGTAGCAACAGTTtcggaaaggccctttcctgtttctgcatgacaattcccctgttcacaaagcgaggtccgtacagaaaatgtttgtcgagattggtgcggaataacttgactggcctgcactgagccatcaactccatcgaacacatttgggatgaattggaacattgactgtgagccaggcctaatcgcccaacatcagtcccCGAACCTCACTtagctcgtggctgaatggaagcaagtccctgcagcaatgttccaacatctagtggaaagacttcaCAGTAgagtagcagcaaaggggggaccaactatatattacagttttttacaaCAGCTAGGAACAATTTCTCAATACTTATGTCTCTTTTTCAAAACTTTTCACACAGTGAGCACAACATCAGTCTATGTGGGCTAAACGGTGGATCATGTTTCATTGCTTTGGCACAAAATGCATTCCATGACTGCATCTTTCAAATGTCATGATTTCTTTTCTCactcagacacaaccaccaccaaaacTCTGTGTACCTACAGGCAAATTTACACATGTTTACATACTcttttcaaaactgttaaacttAAGTTCAAAACCTAACATAACACAAAATTGAATAAGACTACATTTCTACATTTCTACAGTAATATCGGattgaaatgtattccaaatCTAAAAAATGAAATACAATTAGACCAAAACCACAGCTGATGCCCATTGTAGCTGAACACCTACCCAGGTGTTCGTCTTTCAATTTCATTACCATCTATACAAAAGGGGACATCTTAGGAATAATGCTGTACTGTAATATAAACATGGACCCAGCCAGAGATAGAGAAGTGGCTGACAGAGGAggaagagtggctgggagagggagaggagtacgTATGTGTGGTGGAAGAGGACCGAGAGGAAGCTCAAGAGCTGTAGTCTCAGATACGATTAGGGCGACTATAATTGATTATGTAATAAATCATGGTCTATCAATGAGAGAGGCTGGTCTGAGAGCGCAGCCAAATCTGCAACGCTCAACAGTGGCATCTATTGTGAGAAAGTTCCggcaaaacaacaggtgagatgtGCATTCTGCCAGGGCATCTGACTGAACTGCACATTACAGAAGTCAATTGAGCAAAGCCACCAAACCCTCTTGTGCGTAATTGTTTTTGGAATTCTGCTTAGGACCCAACAGTTACCTCCCACAGGCAGGAAAGGTAGGATTTTCACTGCTGTGCAGGAAACTGCAATCGTTGATATGGGAATCAGAAACAATGGCATGAAACTCACAGAGATTCGGGACAGAGTGTTGGCAGACAACATTACATTTGGAAATATTCACAATGTAACAATAACAACTATTTCTAGAGTCCTGAAACAACATAAAGTCAGGATGAAGCAGTTGTACACTGTCCCCttggagaggaactctgaacgagTCAAGCAACTCAGGAaccaatatgtccaggtaagatgACTATAAAATACAGAACTGGTTATGAACTAAACCAAACAGGGCAGAGGCACACCATGGCATGTTTTTAGGTATAATGTAAATGACCGTGATAGCCTAACTCTTATGTTGCATTGTGGATTTATTTTAGAGAATCATTGAGATTGAAGCCAGGCAAACAGCCCACATATTCATCTTTGTGGATGAGGCTGGTTTCAACTTGGCCAACACGGCGGCGAGGAAGGAATGCGATTAGAAAAAGAGCCACagtggatgtcccgggccagaggaGTGCCAACATCACAATGTGTACAGCAATATCCTCTGATTGATTGCTGTTACACAAACCGCTAATTGGGTCATAcgacaccgagcgtctcattacgttcctggatgacctctatggaagggttgggtcAGGTGAGGAAAGGGTTGCAGTGAGGCGAAATAGGCCAACGTTTGTAATAGTGTGGGACAATGTGGCATTTCACCACTCCTGTGCAGTCACAGAGTGGTTTGCAGCCCATCCCAGGATGGTGTcacttttcctcccaccttactctccattcctcaattCCCATAGATTAATTATTTTCCTCCttccttactctccattcctcaaccccatagattAATGATTTTCCTCATGATCAAATGTCCACCCTGGACACAATGAATACTGGATGCCTGGACATATCTGCAGAAGATTTCCAGGGATGGACCAGGCATTCCAAAATATTCTTTCCTAGGTGTATTGCCCAAGAGGACATAAGATGTAATGTcgatgagaacctgtggccaaatgcagaagacagggttgactagcattgctactgtatctgtattGGTAGATGGTGTATATACAAATTCTTGTATTTTGGAATCACTCAATTCCAAACAATGACATAAAAGATATTGAAGCATAttgcatcatgtctgattcattCCTGTAACATATACTACAGTCAattctaaacagtagagaggtgTCATTCTTGATTCTTGTTTTGTAAAGACATTTTTACAAAAGAAAACATTGTGTAATGCTTCCTGTTGTTAGTGTTTTTTAGGTCATTGCTTTATGAGTGACAACGTGTGCTTGTTGGGTGACAACCTTTGCTAGTGTTACGGAAGAATGAGTTGATTTGAGACATGTATGAAGAGTTTTGGTAGTTTTAGTGCATTTTGGATGTGAAATTAACTACTGTGCCAAGCTGAAAGTTGGTTAGGAGaactgtgtgaagagttttgaaaaagtgaCCTAAATATTGAGAAATGGGTCCTAGAGATGGTAAAAAAAACCtgtaatgctcatgattttggaatgagatcagactgttaaacagccaccacgaacattgagtggctgctgctaacacactgactcaactccagccactttaataatgggaattgatgggaattgatgtaaaatatatcactagccactttaaacaatgctacttaatataatgtttacataccctacattattcatctcatatgtatacgtatataatgtactctatatcatctactgcatctttatgtaatacatgtatcactagccactttaaactatgccactttgtttacatactaatctcatatgtatatactgcacttgataccatctactgcatcttgcctatgctgctctgtaccatcactcattcatatatctttatgtacatattctttatccctttacacttgtgtgtataaggtagtagttttggaattgttagttagattactcgttggttattactgcattgtcggaactagaagcacaagcatttcgctacactcgcattaacatctgctaaccatgtgtatgtgacaaatacaatttgatttgatttgatttgattttgacaagCAGCTGTCCACATACTATCGATCATATAGTGTATGTACTGTACTACTTGTAGTGTACTGCTTTCTTGAGTCTGTGTTTTGAGGGGGGTTCTCACCTGTTTTTCCACAGCTGCCAAACCTCCCCAGACATTCCTTATGGGCTCCAACACCACACTTGGAGCAAAGGTACCCCTGGTTAAAGATACCcctggaagagagaagagagagacaaccaGTGTTACTCAGTgtggcatgtgtgtatgtgtgtgtgtgtgtgtgtgtgtgtgtgtgtgtgtgtgtgtgtgtgtgtgtgtgtgtgtgtgtgtgtgtgtgtgtgtgtgtgtgtgtgtgtgtgtgtgtgtgtgtgtgtgtgtgtgtgtgtgtgtgtgtgtttaactatacttgtgggacattgtgttggttaaggttaggtttttggtttagagttagggttagggttaaggttagggttagggtaagagtacgggttagggttaaggttaggggttaaggaaaataggattttgaatggaactGAATTgtatgtccccacaaggttagctgcgcaagactgtgtgtgtgtgtgtgtgtgtgtgtgtgtgtgtgtgtgtgtgtgtgtgtgtgtgtgtgtgtgtgtgtgtgtgtgtgtgtgtgtgtgtgtgtgtgtgtgtgtgtgtgtgtgtgtgtgtgtgtgtgtgtgtgggataaaGAGAGGCAgtaaagaaagaggaggaggacgaaGAGTCTTTAAAAGATGTGACTTGATGCCATTCCAACTCCCCTGTCTCGGGTTCAACCATCCGTCATcgcctctccactcctccctaccTGCGGCGGTACTGTCTTTTACATAACCACTCCAGAACCTCCTGCTGATTACAATGATGTAAAGCCCGGCCGCCCCAGTCTGACTAACTCTCCTGGTgagccacacacacaaactagaATTAGGGTTGAGCCAGGGTGTGGACATCCATGGTAGCtaaggtatgggttagggttgaacccAGATGTGGAATtgaagctggggttagggttagggttatgggtgaggctagggttagagttgagccaggttgtggacatgaagctagggttagggttagggttatgggttagggtcatggtTACACACAGATGTTGTAAACACACCATGCTCAGTCAGCTCACACTCTTGTAACTCCCCTTCTCGCCTAGTATATTTGTCCTCTTGCATGCTCAcatatattttaaatgtattttcccCATCTGACATCCACCTGGAATGGGCAATAATGGGCCATATAGGGTCATCAGCTGGGTCTTCTTCACATCATGCGCCCCCAGCCATGAAGTGATCCatatatttaactaggtaagtcagttaacaacaaattattatctacaatgacggcctaccgaggaacagtgggttaatacctgccttgttcaggggcagaacaaccgatttttaccttgtcagctcggggccAGTAACCTTGacacccaacgctctaaccaccaggctacctgccggcccCAAACAATATATACCCATTGGTTGTAGACACAGGTTCAGGGTTGTCAGTCAAAAAGCTGTTGCTGtccccttgagcaaggtacttaaccctaattactcctgtaagtcgctctggataagagtctgctaaatgactcaaatgtaaaagaACATgtagtatgtgtgcgtgtgtgcgtgtgtgacccTGTACCTTAGCAGCATGTGGCAGTAGCTACAGGATGTAATTCTGTCGAAGGTGTGCATCTTGAACTCATGGAAGTTACTGGTGCCATTCTCTGGACGTATGTTGGATCTACAAGACATGGGCAAGAAAGGATATGAAGATTAGAAAAGACAAGTGCAATCGTACATTGGCAGTTTCACATTGTGACGTTAAGGTAACTGCAGTCAGCTATACTGGTAGCAAATCTCGGTTCCACATTGGAACTTGACTGTAGCTCTAcagtctacatacagactacacgGGTACTTTGATACAAGCTCGGCAGTTTCTGTATTACTTCCATAAGTCGTTATGTTTACATGTTGCCCATAGTAACACCTGACGTCAGGGGCCTTCACCTAATTTTTGACaattataataaataaaaaacctGGTAGCAACCCGAGACAGACTTCCTGATTCTTCCCACATGAAAAAAATAtgacagtatactgtagaatactacactacacaatgtagtatccctcgatcatgtgtaatacttactatagaatgttgtaatatactgtagaatactatagtaaatacacAAGTAATGTTCGCAAAACCGCTACAGTGCACAAAAACACTACACTGCTTttaactatagtaaataccagACTATTTCATTTGCATATACCTAACCCATTCCCCTCCCCATATCACATGTTGTgccacccataagtgagaaacctacatgccaagtatacACCATATTGTGTtctctacaggttatagaaaagagcagaagcctTTTTCCAAATTGTGTTAGGTTAGTGccatattggggcggcagggtagcctagtggttaaagcgctAAACTAGtgaccaaaaggttgcaagatcgaatccccgagctaacaaggtaaaaatctttcattctgcccctgaacaaggcagttaacccactgttcctaggctgtcattgaaaatactaattttttcttaactgactagcctagttaaataaagctaaatatatatatatacatattctaaaatggataaacaattatgtccctcatcaatctacacacaatttaTTACGTAAATAACAATGAAACTcgaatttgagctcaggtgcatcctgttcccattttttagatgtttctacaacttaattggagtccaactgtggtaaattcaattgaatggacattatttgaaaaggcacacatctgtctatataaggtcccacagatgacagtgcatgtcagagaaaaaaaccaagccatgaggtcaaaggaacaTTCCGTAGAGCTGAGGAagggtctggggaagggtaccaaacaatttatgcagtattgaaggtccccaagaacaaaatggaagaagtttggaaccaccaagactcttcctagagctggatgcccggccaaactgagaaatcgggggagaagggccttggtcagggagatggtcactctgacagagttccagagttcctctgtggagatgggagaacccaccagaaggacaaccatctctgtagcactctaccaatcagacctttatggtagagtggccagacggaagccactcctcagtaaaaggaacatgacagtccctacggtgaagcatggtggtggcagcatcatgctatggggatgttttcagcggcagggactgggagactagtcaggattgagggaaagatgaacagagcaaattacagagagatccttgatgaaaacctgttgcagagcgctcaggacctcagactgggggtgaaggttcaccttccaaaaggacaatga contains these protein-coding regions:
- the LOC127912840 gene encoding uncharacterized protein LOC127912840 isoform X27, which gives rise to MCLQYSVSRVFCRRYVFTVLCLQGVLQEVCVYSTLSPGCSAGCRRYVFTVLCLQGVLQAAGGMCLQYSVSRVFCRLQEVCVYSTLSPGCSAGCRRYVFTVLCLQGVLQAAGGMCLQYSVYRVFCRRYVFTVLCLQGVLQEVCVYSTLSPGCSAGCRRYVFTVLCLQGVLQEVCVYSTLSPGCSAGGMCLQYSVSRVFCRRYVFTVLCLQGVLQEVCVYSTLSPGCSAGGMCLQSSVSRVFCRRYVFTVLCLQCVLQVRLVYLGSQLALTPSALRYQHCSASLCVTGQSSIQSCLAVCCRGSGRREGEGCLLMGCSPSQESQ
- the LOC127912840 gene encoding uncharacterized protein LOC127912840 isoform X4; the encoded protein is MCITTMNAVPWNSVMTAVLQEVCVYSTLSPGCSAGGMCLQYSVSRVFCRRYVFTVLCLQGVLQAAGGMCLQYSVSRVFCRLQEVCVYSTLSPGCSAGCRRYVFTVLCLQGVLQAAGGMCLQYSVYRVFCRRYVFTVLCLQGVLQAAGGMCLQYSVYRVFCRRYVFTVLCLQGVLQEVCVYSTLSPGCSAGCRRYVFTVLCLQGVLQEVCVYSTLSPGCSAGGMCLQYSVSRVFCRRYVFTVLCLQGVLQEVCVYSTLSPGCSAGGMCLQSSVSRVFCRRYVFTVLCLQCVLQVRLVYLGSQLALTPSALRYQHCSASLCVTGQSSIQSCLAVCCRGSGRREGEGCLLMGCSPSQESQ
- the LOC127912840 gene encoding uncharacterized protein LOC127912840 isoform X22, coding for MCLQYSVSRVFCRRYVFTVLCLQGVLQAAGGMCLQYSVSRVFCRLQEVCVYSTLSPGCSAGCRRYVFTVLCLQGVLQEVCVYSTLSTGCSAGGMCLQYSVSRVFCRLQEVCVYSTLSTGCSAGGMCLQYSVSRVFCRLQEVCVYSTLSTGCSAGGMCLQYSVSRVFCRLQEVCVYSTLSTGCSAGGMCLQYSVSRVFCRRYVFTVLCLQGVLQEVCVYSTLSPGCSAGGMCLQYSVSRVFCRRYVFTVLCLQCVLQVRLVYLGSQLALTPSALRYQHCSASLCVTGQSSIQSCLAVCCRGSGRREGEGCLLMGCSPSQESQ
- the LOC127912840 gene encoding uncharacterized protein LOC127912840 isoform X31 encodes the protein MCITTMNAVPWNSVMTAVLQEVCVYSTLSPGCSAGGMCLQYSVSRVFCRRYVFTVLCLQGVLQAAGGMCLQYSVSRVFCRLQEVCVYSTLSPGCSAGCRRYVFTVLCLQGVLQEVCVYSTLSPGCSAGCRRYVFTVLCLQGVLQAAGGMCLQYSVYRVFCRRYVFTVLCLQGVLQAAGGMCLQYSVYRVFCRRYVFTVLCLQGVLQEVCVYSTLSPGCSAGGMCLQYSVSRVFCRRYVFTVLCLQCVLQVRLVYLGSQLALTPSALRYQHCSASLCVTGQSSIQSCLAVCCRGSGRREGEGCLLMGCSPSQESQ
- the LOC127912840 gene encoding uncharacterized protein LOC127912840 isoform X24, coding for MCLQYSVSRVFCRRYVFTVLCLQGVLQEVCVYSTLSPGCSAGCRRYVFTVLCLQGVLQAAGGMCLQYSVSRVFCRLQEVCVYSTLSTGCSAGGMCLQYSVSRVFCRLQEVCVYSTLSPGCSAGCRRYVFTVLCLQGVLQEVCVYSTLSPGCSAGCRRYVFTVLCLQGVLQEVCVYSTLSPGCSAGGMCLQYSVSRVFCRRYVFTVLCLQGVLQEVCVYSTLSPGCSAGGMCLQSSVSRVFCRRYVFTVLCLQCVLQVRLVYLGSQLALTPSALRYQHCSASLCVTGQSSIQSCLAVCCRGSGRREGEGCLLMGCSPSQESQ
- the LOC127912840 gene encoding uncharacterized protein LOC127912840 isoform X16; amino-acid sequence: MCITTMNAVPWNSVMTAVLQEVCVYSTLSPGCSAGGMCLQYSVSRVFCRRYVFTVLCLQGVLQAAGGMCLQYSVSRVFCRLQEVCVYSTLSPGCSAGCRRYVFTVLCLQGVLQAAGGMCLQYSVYRVFCRRYVFTVLCLQGVLQAAGGMCLQYSVSRVFCRLQEVCVYSTLSPGCSAGCRRYVFTVLCLQGVLQEVCVYSTLSPGCSAGGMCLQYSVSRVFCRRYVFTVLCLQGVLQEVCVYSTLSPGCSAGGMCLQSSVSRVFCRRYVFTVLCLQCVLQVRLVYLGSQLALTPSALRYQHCSASLCVTGQSSIQSCLAVCCRGSGRREGEGCLLMGCSPSQESQ
- the LOC127912840 gene encoding uncharacterized protein LOC127912840 isoform X2 — protein: MCITTMNAVPWNSVMTAVLQEVCVYSTLSPGCSAGGMCLQYSVSRVFCRRYVFTVLCLQGVLQAAGGMCLQYSVSRVFCRLQEVCVYSTLSPGCSAGCRRYVFTVLCLQGVLQEVCVYSTLSPGCSAGCRRYVFTVLCLQGVLQEVCVYSTLSPGCSAGCRRYVFTVLCLQGVLQEVCVYSTLSPGCSAGCRRYVFTVLCLQGVLQEVCVYSTLSPGCSAGGMCLQYSVSRVFCRRYVFTVLCLQGVLQEVCVYSTLSPGCSAGGMCLQSSVSRVFCRRYVFTVLCLQCVLQVRLVYLGSQLALTPSALRYQHCSASLCVTGQSSIQSCLAVCCRGSGRREGEGCLLMGCSPSQESQ
- the LOC127912840 gene encoding keratin-associated protein 10-2-like isoform X20, which produces MCITTMNAVPWNSVMTAVLQEVCVYSTLSPGCSAGGMCLQYSVSRVFCRLQEVCVYSTLSPGCSAGCRRYVFTVLCLQGVLQEVCVYSTLSTGCSAGGMCLQYSVSRVFCRLQEVCVYSTLSTGCSAGGMCLQYSVSRVFCRLQEVCVYSTLSTGCSAGGMCLQYSVSRVFCRLQEVCVYSTLSTGCSAGGMCLQYSVSRVFCRRYVFTVLCLQGVLQEVCVYSTLSPGCSAGGMCLQYSVSRVFCRRYVFTVLCLQCVLQVRLVYLGSQLALTPSALRYQHCSASLCVTGQSSIQSCLAVCCRGSGRREGEGCLLMGCSPSQESQ
- the LOC127912840 gene encoding keratin-associated protein 10-4-like isoform X1, with protein sequence MCITTMNAVPWNSVMTAVLQEVCVYSTLSPGCSAGGMCLQYSVSRVFCRLQEVCVYSTLSPGCSAGCRRYVFTVLCLQGVLQAAGGMCLQYSVYRVFCRRYVFTVLCLQGVLQEVCVYSTLSPGCSAGCRRYVFTVLCLQGVLQEVCVYSTLSPGCSAGCRRYVFTVLCLQGVLQEVCVYSTLSPGCSAGCRRYVFTVLCLQGVLQEVCVYSTLSPGCSAGGMCLQYSVSRVFCRRYVFTVLCLQGVLQEVCVYSTLSPGCSAGGMCLQSSVSRVFCRRYVFTVLCLQCVLQVRLVYLGSQLALTPSALRYQHCSASLCVTGQSSIQSCLAVCCRGSGRREGEGCLLMGCSPSQESQ
- the LOC127912840 gene encoding uncharacterized protein LOC127912840 isoform X13, whose protein sequence is MCITTMNAVPWNSVMTAVLQEVCVYSTLSPGCSAGGMCLQYSVSRVFCRRYVFTVLCLQGVLQAAGGMCLQYSVSRVFCRLQEVCVYSTLSPGCSAGCRRYVFTVLCLQGVLQAAGGMCLQYSVYRVFCRRYVFTVLCLQGVLQAAGGMCLQYSVSRVFCRLQEVCVYSTLSTGCSAGGMCLQYSVSRVFCRLQEVCVYSTLSTGCSAGGMCLQYSVSRVFCRRYVFTVLCLQGVLQEVCVYSTLSPGCSAGGMCLQYSVSRVFCRRYVFTVLCLQCVLQVRLVYLGSQLALTPSALRYQHCSASLCVTGQSSIQSCLAVCCRGSGRREGEGCLLMGCSPSQESQ